A DNA window from Gigantopelta aegis isolate Gae_Host chromosome 4, Gae_host_genome, whole genome shotgun sequence contains the following coding sequences:
- the LOC121370047 gene encoding zinc finger MYM-type protein 1-like produces the protein MISHSNLKFRSSNNDVDAQLSTHHLEEQTKARNALLKIVTTVQYLAQQGLAIRGKESSDGNFMKLLELRSNDDVVLQRWLTRTTSYTSVAVQNELLKIMAHMVLRNICKNVGLFAVIVDGTQDIQGVEQEAICVRYIDDAYDVHEDFIGLYSVSEMTGASLSNMLQDALLRLNLPITHLRAQTYDGASNMSGKYQGCQALIKKVQPLANYTHCGAHITHLICAKAIESAPFLRDALNVVQELGGFYNSSGKFKICISICKLWMIALPLHA, from the coding sequence ATGATTTCTCATAGCAACCTGAAATTCCGGTCTTCCAACAACGACGTTGACGCACAGTTAAGTACGCACCATCTTGAAGAACAAACGAAGGCGCGCAACGCTCTGCTGAAGATTGTGACGACCGTCCAGTATCTAGCGCAGCAGGGACTGGCAATACGCGGCAAAGAGTCAAGCGACGGTAACTTCATGAAGTTGTTAGAGCTGCGGAGCAACGATGACGTCGTGTTACAGAGGTGGTTGACACGCACAACTTCATACACAAGCGTTGCCGTGCAAAACGAACTGTTAAAAATCATGGCACACATGGTGCTGCGAAATATTTGCAAGAACGTGGGCCTTTTTGCAGTCATTGTCGACGGAACCCAAGACATCCAAGGCGTTGAACAGGAGGCAATATGCGTGCGATATATAGACGACGCTTACGACGTTCACGAGGACTTTATCGGTCTGTACAGCGTATCTGAGATGACTGGTGCCAGCCTCAGCAATATGCTGCAAGACGCGTTGCTCAGACTCAACCTCCCAATCACGCATCTGAGAGCGCAAACGTATGACGGAGCCAGCAATATGTCGGGCAAATACCAAGGCTGCCAAGCACTGATCAAGAAAGTACAACCACTGGCAAACTACACGCATTGCGGTGCACACATCACGCACCTCATCTGTGCGAAGGCCATCGAGAGTGCACCGTTCCTTCGCGATGCTCTTAACGTGGTGCAGGAACTGGGCGGCTTCTACAACTCATCAGgcaaatttaaaatttgtatctCGATCTGCAAGTTATGGATGATAGCCCTTCCCCTTCACGCCTGA